GCGCGAGCACGCGACCGGCATCAGGCGAGCACGCCGCGGCGAGGAGGGCCACGGCGGCGAGCGACCGGCGGACGGACAGGGTCATGAGTGGGAGCGCAGGGGAACGAGGGGCAGCGGCGACGCGACGACGGCCGGCGGGCGACACGCTAGGATTGCAGTCGCACGTCGGGAAGGCCGAGTCGTCGAATGCAACATATGTTTACGCGCGACCGGGTCCAAGCGAGGAGGGCGGTAATATGGACGGCGGCCAGAAGGCGGCAGAGTGGCACGTGCGCCACAGTGAGGTAACGTGGGCGTAGCTGGGGCGTCGCGCGCGGACAGAAGCGCCGCGCTCGCCGCGCTCGCCGACGACACGTTCGACGTCCTCGTCGTCGGCGGCGGCATCACCGGCGCCGGCGTCGCGCGCGAGGCCGCACTCCGCGGGCTCCGCACCGCGCTCGTCGAGCGCGACGATTTCGCCGCCGGCACCTCCAGCCGGTCCTCCCGGCTCGTGCACGGCGGCGTCCGCTACCTCGAGCACGGCCACCTCGGGCTCGTGTTCGAGGCCAGCCGCGAGCGGCGCGTCCTGCTGCAGACGGCGCCGCACCTCGTCCGCCCGCTCGCGTTCACCTGGCCGGTGTACCGCGGCGCGCGCGTGCCGCGCTGGAAGCTCGAGGCGGGGCTCGCGCTCTACGACGCGCTCGCGCTGTTCCGCAACGTCGGCAACCACCGCCCCCTCGGCCGCGCCGGCGTCCTGCGTCGCGAGCCCGCGCTCCGCGCCGACGGGCTCCGCGGCGGCTCGACCTACTACGACGCGTCGACCGACGACGCGCGCCTGACGCTCGCCACCGCCCTCGGCGCCCGCGACGCGGGCGCCACGATCGCGAACCACGCCGAGGTGTGCGGCGCGACGTTCGCCCGCGAGGGCGGCGCCGTGGTCGCCGTGCGCGACACGTCGGCCGGCGGCGCGCTCGAGGTCCGCGCGCGCGTGGTCGTGAACGCGACGGGCCCGTGGGGGGACTCGGTGCCCGGGCTCGCGCCCCCCGGCACGCACCGCGTGCTCGGCTCCAAGGGGGCGCACGTCGCCGTGCCGGCGGAGCGCATCGGCAACCGCGGCGCGGTGACCATGCTCTCGCCGGTCGACGGCCGCGTGATGTTCGTGCTCCCTGCCGGCCGGCTCTCCATCATCGGCACCACCGAGACGCCGGCCGAGCGCGGGCCCGACGAGGTGCGCGCGTCCGCGGCCGACGTCGACTACCTGCTCCGCTCCGCGAACGGCTTCTTCCCCGACGCGCACCTCGTGCGCGACGACGTCGTCGCGGCGTGGGCCGGCATCCGCCCGCTCGCCGCGTCGCGCGCCGGCACCGCGGGCGCCGGGAGCGCGTCGCGCGAGCACGTCGTGGAGCGCGATCCGCGCGGCCTCGTGACGGTGAGCGGGGGCAAGCTCACGACGTATCGCGCGATGGCGGCCGAGATCGTGGACGCGGTCGCGGAGCTGGTGGGCGGCGGCCGTGCACGCGACCGCGCCCGCACGGCGACGCTGCCACTGCCGGGCGGCGACGTGCCGTCGCTCGCCGAGATCGAGCGCGAGGCGGCGCGGCGTGTGGGCGACGCGGCGGTCGCGACGCGGCTCGCCCGCGCGTACGGCGGAGACTGGGCGCGCGTGTGGGGCTACGTGGACCGCGACCCGTTGCTCGGCCGCGCGATCGTGCCCGGGCTGCCGTACGTCGCCGCGGAGCTCGCGCACGCCGTGGAGCACGAGCTGGCGGCGACGCTCGCCGACCTGCTCGTGCGGCGCGTGCCGCTCGCGTTCGAGACGCGCGACAACGGGCGTGCGGCGGCACGGGTGGCAGCGGACGTCGTCGCGCCGCGACTCGGCTGGTCGGCCGACGACGCGACGCGCGCGTTAGGCGCCTACGATCGCGAGGCGGCGCGGCTGTTCGCGATCGACTGAGCGTGGACCCGCCGGCGGCGCCTACTGCTGATGGATCGTCCGAACGTCGGCCGCCGGCGCGTGCTGCCTCAGAACGTGAAGCGTCACAGCTACTTACGGGACGGACCGTTAGGCGAGTCCAGGGTGGCCGCGGATTTGGGAAGGTCATGGGAAGGTCGGGCGCCGGTTTCGCCGGTGCGACGCCGCGACACCAGCTCGAGGATGAGCGCGCGGCGCTCGTCTTCGGCGAGCTGGGACCGGGTGAGCAGCGCGTAGATCAGCGCGTCGAGATCGGCGGGCGACAGAAACGACATGGGGCCTCCAGGTTGGGAGGCCCCATTCTCGTCGGCCGCGTCACGCGAGCGTCACACGCCGTCTATGCGTTCACGCGCGGCCATGTCTTCCGCGCGACTGCTGTCCGCCGGGATCAGGTAATCGACGAGCGCCCGCCGGCGCGCTCCTGCATGCGCAGCCGCCCGTTGAGACGGCGATCAAGCTCGTCGACGATCTGGCGCGAGTCGCGCCCCGTGCCCGGCGCGGCGCGCACCGTCACCGTGAGCTCTCCCGTCCACCCGCTCGTAAAGCCGTCGAAGAACTTCAGCGCATCCGTGTTGTCGGCGATGCGGAGCAGGTACGCGTTCGCGGTGCGCGCGAGCCCGTTCGACTCGTTCGCCTGTGACACGCTGAACCCGGTGAACGCCGACGCGAGCGAATCCTTGATCACGTCGCTGTGCTGCACGCTGAGCCCACCGGCCGCCTGGAAGCCGGCGAGTCCCGCGTTCCCGCCTAACGCCTTCGCGGCGCTCCGCAGATTGAGGAGCGTCGACGCCGTGTCACGAAGATCGTTGAGCGTGTCCTGATCGGCCTGGCCGAGGCGTGCCGGGTCGAGCGCCTCCTTCAGCCATGCGTCGATCGCGCTCGTCAGGCTCGCCGGGTCGGCGATGTTCGCGCCGTCGAGCGCGCGCGCGGCGTTGCCGTTGAGCATCGCCAGCGCGGCCTGCTGCTGCAGCCCGAGCGTGGGATCGATGCCCAGCGCGCCGTTGCGCTGCGCGAGCAGGTCGAGGCGCGACGACGCGAGCGACGACTCGGCCGCGGCGGCCGCCCTCGCCGCGTCGGCGGCGCGCTTCGTCGCAGCCGCCTGCGCCTCCATCGCCTCCGTGTAGATGATCTCCGCCTGGGTCGCGGCGTCCGCGCCGTGCAGGATTGCGTCGCCGAGCTCGCGCTCGTCGTGGATGCGGCGCTGATACGCGTCCGCCTCCGCGGTGCGCCCCTGGGCGACGAGCTGGCGGTAGTGCAGGTCCTCGCGCGACGCGCGGTTGTAGTCCTCCAGGCTCTTCGCGCGATCGCGCTCGGCGTCGGCGGCCTGCTTGTCGCGCGTCGCGTTCGCCGCGGCGTCGGCGCCGCGCTGGAACTCCCGCGCACGCTCATCCTCGAAGGCCTGCGCCCGCGCCGCCTCGGCCGCCGCGGCCTCCTGCTTCCTGCGCTCTTCCTCGCGCGCCTGCTGCGTGGCGAGCACGGTATCGCGCACGTCGGCGCCGTACAGCTTGATCGCGTCCGCCAGCTCCTTCGTGTTCGCGACCTGCCGCTCGATGGCGTCGGCCTCCTCGGCGAGCCCGCGCAGCCGCAGCTGCTCGGCGCGCTGCTGCTCGAAGAAGTCGAACTTCGACTGGGCAAACTCCAACGCGTTGCGCTGGAGCCCCGCCGCTTCGGCCGCGGTGATCGCGTTCGTCTTCGAGGCGATGAGCGCCTGGTTATCGCGGAACGCCGAGCCCTTGAACACCTCCGCGGCGTCGGCGCGCAGCTTGTCGGCCTGCGCGCGGATCGCGGCCTGCGCGTCCTCGAGCGCGGTGCCGGTGCCGCGCATCGCGCGATCGAAACTCTCGAAGTTCGCGACGTACGCCTCCTGGGCGCGCGCCATCGCTTCCGCCGCTTCCTGGGCCTTCCTGTGCGCGCCCGTAAGCCCGGCGAGCGCGCCCACCAGGCCACCAACGACGGCACCGGGAACGCCGCCGACACTCGCGCCGGTGAGCGCGCCGCCGACGGCCCCGCCCACGAACCCCTCAGCCGCGTTGCCGGTGCCGTAGCCGATGCCGTAGCCAGCGAAGCCGCCGGCGAGCGCTGCACCGCCGTACTTCCCGACGTCGGCCTTCGACACCTTCGATAGCGCGCGCTGCAGCGCATCGCCCACGAGCTGCTCGCCCATGTGGCCGATCGACTGCCAGAACTCGCGACCGCCTAACGTGCCAGTCTCCAGCCCGCGCACCACGCCTTGCCCGACGGCGTCGGCGAGGCCGTTCGCGACGCTGCGGTAGAACGGTCCGCCCGCGAGCTGATCGAGCGTCTCGTCGAACGACTGCAGGAGCGTCGTCGACATGAGGCCGAGCGCGTGCTGTGCGTCCGCGTTGATCGACGCCTCGAACGCGCGCCGCTGCTCGCCGACGGTGCGCAGATCCTTGGCGATGGATGCGTCGAGCGCGTTGTCATTGAGCACGCCGGCAGCCTTGCGGCGGTCGGCCGCGCGCACGCGCTCCTCATCGGCCGCGATCTTCTTCAGGCCCTCGTCGTACCGCTTGATCGTGTCGGCGATCTCCTTCAGCTCTTTCTTGTGCTCGCGGTACTCGGCCGTCAGGCTCTTGGCCGTGACGACGATCGGAAGCCCCCGCTCGGCGGTCGTGAGGCCGTTGTTCGGATTGAAGATCGCCTGGTAGGCCTGCTCCGCCTGGGCGGACGCCGCGATGATCTTCTGGTCGATGGCATCGATCGCGCTCGTCAGGCTCTTGATGCGGCTGACGGTCGGATCGCCGAGGTTCTGGACGCCGGCGAGATCCTCACCCGCGGAGAACGCGCCCTGCCCCGCGGTCTTCTGGCGCAGGCGCGCCCGCTCGGCCTCCAGCTGCGCACGACTCGCCACGAGCGCGTTGAGGCCGTCCGCGCCGCCGTGGGCGCGCGTGCCTAACGTCGCATCGCGGTACTGCTGGGCGAGCTTCTCGAACGACCCCGAGTTCACGAGGTTGTCGATCGACTGCTGCATCTTCTCCGCGGCCTCTTTCGTCGCCTTCGCCGCCCGGTCGGCCGACTCGCTGTACGCGTCCCACGCGCGCGCCATCGCCGTGACGCCGAGCAGCACGCCGGCGGTCGCAGTCTGGCCGATGGCGAACGGGAGCAGGTTCCCGGCGAGCGTCCCGAGCGACTGGTTCAGGCCGAGCGACGACGCCGCCAGCCCGTTGAACGCGTGCGTCAGACTCAGCGCGGTGTTCGAGGCGCCCGCGCCGGCGGCGCTGAGCTTCCCGAGTCCGTCCGCGGCGCCGCGCGTGGCGGTGCTGGCGCGGCTCCCGCCGGCACCGAGGTTGTTCAG
This DNA window, taken from Gemmatirosa kalamazoonensis, encodes the following:
- a CDS encoding glycerol-3-phosphate dehydrogenase/oxidase; its protein translation is MGVAGASRADRSAALAALADDTFDVLVVGGGITGAGVAREAALRGLRTALVERDDFAAGTSSRSSRLVHGGVRYLEHGHLGLVFEASRERRVLLQTAPHLVRPLAFTWPVYRGARVPRWKLEAGLALYDALALFRNVGNHRPLGRAGVLRREPALRADGLRGGSTYYDASTDDARLTLATALGARDAGATIANHAEVCGATFAREGGAVVAVRDTSAGGALEVRARVVVNATGPWGDSVPGLAPPGTHRVLGSKGAHVAVPAERIGNRGAVTMLSPVDGRVMFVLPAGRLSIIGTTETPAERGPDEVRASAADVDYLLRSANGFFPDAHLVRDDVVAAWAGIRPLAASRAGTAGAGSASREHVVERDPRGLVTVSGGKLTTYRAMAAEIVDAVAELVGGGRARDRARTATLPLPGGDVPSLAEIEREAARRVGDAAVATRLARAYGGDWARVWGYVDRDPLLGRAIVPGLPYVAAELAHAVEHELAATLADLLVRRVPLAFETRDNGRAAARVAADVVAPRLGWSADDATRALGAYDREAARLFAID